The Buchnera aphidicola (Rhopalosiphum padi) genome segment TTTTTCTTTTTCTAATTTTTTATAATATTGAAAAAAATGTGAAATTTGTTTTTTTAATAGTTCTGATATATCTGATATATCATTTATATTCTCATATTCTTTAGAAACCTTGCTATTTGGTACTGCTATAATTTTTGCGTCGTCTCCTGATTCATCGTGCATTTTTAATATTCCAACTGGTTTACAATTGATAACAACATTAGACTGAATCGGATATGGAGAAGGTACTAAAACATCTAATGGATCACCGTCAAGTGACAAAGTTTCATTAATATATCCATAATTAC includes the following:
- the ppa gene encoding inorganic diphosphatase, coding for MNFNSIKAGNNIPNDIYVIIEIPSNSSPIKYEVDKKSGILFVDRFISTPMFYPCNYGYINETLSLDGDPLDVLVPSPYPIQSNVVINCKPVGILKMHDESGDDAKIIAVPNSKVSKEYENINDISDISELLKKQISHFFQYYKKLEKEKWVKIIGWGDHKEAKLEIHNSYNRAKKNKSL